The genomic interval GTATGTCTTTGTAGTGATGGTAAAAGTAATCAGGAGTCGCtaagtttttatgttttatgttgataatggaaaaactaaaaaaggggtaaatctgaaaaagaaaaaaaaattgcctgCAGTGCCCTGTGTGTACCTTTTCACCACGGATGCCTtttctaaaatatatttcaggtCAAAAGATTTTCTCAAAAGTAACATGAAACATCTGAGACATCATGCTTTacgttcataaccatttcatgtgataactTTTTGTGACTGGGAATTTAGAGGCATTGAATTCCTCAGACcagtttctgtcaccaccactatgagAGAACTGGCAAGTTGTGTATATAAATCATAAATtatgtttacataaaaaaaaaaaaacctggtagAATTCCCCTTAAGTTATATTTTAATGCATCTTAAGTGCATTGTAAGTACCTTAGGTTTTTAAAGTGCTTTAGAAAAGTTAAACAGtaaaaggggcagtcgtgggctggaggttagggaatcagccttATGACCGGAAGGtagccggttcgatccccagagctgacagcacatgattgaggtgtccttgagcaagacacctaacccccaactgctccccaggcgctgcggattgggctgcccatcgctccgggcaagtgtgctcactgccccctagtgtgtgtgtgtgctcactagtgtgtatgtggtgtttcacttcatggatgggttaatgcagaggtgaagttccccgttgtgggactaataagggtctcttaatcttaaaaagtTTTGTATGTGTCCTGACTTCTTTATGCAAATACATTTCCATATTCCCTGTTCTCTTTCCATTCATTCcacttttttatgcttttacaCTCTTAGGTGTTTCAGTTCCTGCACATAGCTGTGTGTTATCTGCCCTCAGCCCAATTTTTTCTAGAGCCTTCACCAACTCCTCTTCACTTCCAGCAGGGTATAGCAGACTAGTCAACCTCCAGGCAGTACATGCCCGTGCCCTCCTGAAGCTAGTTGGCTTTTTGTACTCTGGGGAGATGGAAGGGGAGGGGCCTGGTGAACAGGAGGAGGTTATTGCCATTGCTCACAGGCTTGGCTTCAGTCACTTGATAGATGGGGTGAAAGAGCTTATGAATGGGCAGCAGGACAAAGCTGTGAGATGCCAGGAGATTGGACTGCAAACAGAagacacagaaagacaaaagaaataTGCAGATGTGCAGATGATGGTAGGAAGGGAAAGTGTTACGCATACAGAGACTCAGACAGACGGTCCTTATGCTTACTTTGCAGATGCTTGCCCTGTATTGGAGTCTGAACCATCTTTAACCAGGCCCGACAATTTGGTTTCTGTGCATAGTGAATACACTACTAGTACTTTAGCTATTGGACTTCACTCGAAGAAAGATATTACTAGTTCCTCCAACGTCAGTAAAGCATTAAATCCTGTCCACTCTCAATGTTGCCAGCAAAtacaagtgaaaaacaaaaggagaaaGATTCCACAGAATATAGGCCAGGTGAGAGAAATCTGTGAGAGACAAAAACTGAATGTTGATGAGGCTCAGTCAGATCTTCTGAACTCCAGTGTTTTGGAAAGAGTTAAAGAAGTTGGGGGGAAAGATTTTCGTAAACTTGTTGAAAAACTTGGTTTCCGAAGTGGTTCTGCATTCAAACAACAGGAAGACACTCAGATCTCACTAAAGATTAAActaaagaggagaagaaaaggatCACTATGGGAGATTATAAGCGTCCAAGAGGAGAGCGGAGCTGATGGATCCTCTGCTTCAGGGACGGGTCATGCCAGCCCAGGACAGACACAGAGCCACAGTAAGGTACCAGTTCTTTTTGGGTTTTTGTTCCTTCTACATGTTTAAAGGAGTTACCCTGTCGGATGTACCTGAATACATAGGGGcaatgtgttactgataaacACGTTTGACAATTCATAGTTGACAAGTGACAGTCgtatcagtcagtaaagcactgcCTAAATCTCTATGAATTTATGTAATATGTGACTGTATAAAACACATCTGCCAATATTAGCAGTTATCTACCAGTACCAGAGGTACCAGTTGTTTTGGGTTTAAATTTGTTCCTTCTGTATGTGCAGAGGAGTTACCCTGTTGGATGATGTCTACCGACTATGGCTTGAGCAGTGTGGAACTGGAAATTTAAATTGCTGTTTTTCaccattcactcattttaaggGTGTGGAAATTCAGATAATGCTTGTAATTTACTTGATCACATATTAAGAGATTCATGTAGTTATAGGCAGTGCTATATTGACTGTTATGATTGTCCGTTGTTAACTGTGATTGTCAGTCCTCAATTGTCAAAtttcttaaactcaaataaactcACATTCTTAAATATCATTAATATTGTAATAGAAGGAGTGGAGCATCCTACTGTGCTTAGCAGTTTTGTAGATTTCTGTTAATTAGTTCTAATTTTACATCAGTTCTGTTTACATAGTTTTCACGTTActgcattattaaaataaaacaagcagcTTATGCATTATTGATGGGAATTTTGCTAATATTGATAAATCTATCTGCATCCACAACATCAGCCGATTACATCAGCCACTGATACAGGTCCATATTCCCTTTTTTAATCTCGTCTCAGGATGGTTTCACACGCACACAGCCGCCAAGGAACTGTCCTGAGGTTCTTCTGAGCCCTTCTCCCACAGTCTCTCGTCAGGATCTTGCAACTGTAACACTCACACCTCCCTTAGACCTGACTATGTCTCCTCCTGCCACCCCTGCTAAGAATGCTTCAGAGCAGTCTGGTCTCCATAACCACGAAACAGTACCTCACTCCTCCCATATACAAATGCCACCTGCGTCACCAGTTATGCTCCAAGCCGAAGAGTCTGATGAGCATATTGCAAGGATTTTGGAGGATATGGTTATGATGGGCCTAAACATCTTGCCATCAGTGCCGATGGATAGAAACAGCAGCTTGCATCATCAGAATGAGAAACATGAATCACCTGAACCACACCTGGACCCAGAAACGGGGCAGTGTGACACTGTTGATGCAGCTACTGCTCCCTGCTTTTGCTTGCATGGAAATAACCTAGGCCCTGGGGATCCTGTTGTTGGGAAGATGCCGCCTATAACAGGTTCCTCTGCACAAGGAAAAGCAGGTAAATACCATGCTGCATACACTACATACATATCTTGGTGTACTGCTTGTAATGTCCTGCAAAACTCACTGTTTGTGTAGTTACGGCTTCACTGTTTCCCTGGCCGGTAATGTGATGTAGGGGAAATCATGTCAAGTcaacaacattaaaaataaattgagggggaaaaataaataaaattgtgatGTACAGCGCAATCAGGTTGACTTGTTACACACAGTAGATTTTAACTTCAGGCAATGGTCATTTTTATCCATGGGGACTTTTTATTACACAGTATAAAATATTGGAGATAAAATGTGCAATAAGAATTGTCAACCAGACTGATTTCATTAAGGTTCCACGTTCAGTCCTCAAAGCTAGTCAGCACTTAACCAATTACTAAAACATTTGAGCCAGGTAATCTGCAGCCCTTAATTATCTGGCTATGATGAGATTTCAGATAGATTGAGCAAATACTCCTCACTCTACTGGTGTATCTTAATTTCCTCATTTCCTTATTCGAACTGAAATGAGAGCATGGCACTCTGGTAAACAATTCAGTGTGTGACTACATCAATATAACTGCTCTGCGCACCTTTTGTGGGCCTTAACAGAATGTAACAGAActatttttgtgcttttgtgtaGGGCCTGAGAGTCCTGGTTGTGAGAGCCAATCTAAATTCGAAACAACAGAGCTTAAGAATGTGGCAACAACTGCAGGTGACCCATCGTTACTTGATAATACTTCTCTATCTGCTACGTCCCAGAAAGATGTTGATCCATCTTTCATATTGCCATGCACTGCGTCAGAGAAAGTGCTACTGTCCAGTCTTCCTTTTGGTACTGGAGATATTGAGATGCCACATCAAAATGTAGCCGAGTTGAAGCACGTGTTAGATAATCTCTTTTGGACTGCAGATCATTTTGTGCAGTCAGTGAAACAAACTAAAAGTGAGACCAGTGAAGGTCGTCAATGGAATTTACAAACTTCAGGAGCAGCCACAAGCAGTGCAGCACAAGATGCTCCAGATAGAGTGAGCACACCCCTACAAACTGCCAGTGACACAGCCAGTTCAGCAGCAGGAAAACAATGTCCTGAAGCTGTAATTTGGAGGGATCCTAAAGTTCTTCCAGATCATTTACCTCATACAACACATAAGGTCACTGGTTCTGCTGATGGGATGGATTTAAATGAGCTGAGACTGCCCAGATGTCTTTCACCTCTCGTGTCAGAAGAGGGAGAGACTGATGGCTTTACCCAGGAATGTCTAAGCCAAGTGACCGTGTCTTCATCACTTTCTGCATCATCTGTCACTTTAAAACCAGCTTTGAAGTACAGGATTTCTTCTCGCCAGGCACAATCACTTCCAGGCAAAACTGGCCAGCAGaaccaaacaaatgctcattgTCATGTAACGCAGAAGGCATCTTCATCCAGTCATAGTTCCAAACTAGGCTCATGCAGTTCCAGGTCAGTTAAAGATCATATGGAAGACACCAGTGAGGGCATATTAGGACAGGTAATGACCCAGAGTCTTGAGAATCAGATGTTTGGAGAGTCAAAAGACAATGAACTGGACAGGCAGATAGGAGAGTCAGAAGTCAAGAGAATATCTACAAAAAAGCACAGAGTTGAGGCTGGGATCAGTGGggcaaatatgaaaaaatgtaagATGTTTCATAGTGACTCAGAAGGAATTGATACACAAACAGTTATGATCATGACACCTAGCAGTGGAAATGGAGAGGCTGTTGAAGACATCAGTACCACACAACTCGGCGATTACCCTTGCTCTAGGAAAATATATTGGCTGAGGGCTGGCAACACTGTCAACCATGTATCAAAGGATCAGAAATCCACGATTAAGTTAACAGAATTTCAGACAAATGACTCTATCAAGAGGGAGGATCGAGATAAATGCACCCACGACAAGGACAAAACAGAACCTGCTATTTCTGTGGCAAAACGTGGACGTGGAAGACCCcctaaaaaaagaaatcatcCTGCAGACTTTGTGCAAAACCTGAGCAAGGAAAAGACTTTGAACAGCTTATCTGTAGATACTAGGGCTTCCACTTGTGCTGGCAAAGATGAAGTGCTTTCAAAATGGAGCAAAACAAACAGTGGATGTGTACAGAATGAAGGACATGATCTGGTAAAGGATAAAGAACAAGTGGTTTGTCTTGTAGCAAAACGTGGACGTGGGAGGCCCACCAAAGGAAAGAAACAGGCTTTAGTCCTTACACAAATGGTGAGCAATTCAAATGATTTTGATGAACAATCTACAAGTCTTACAGCTTCCACTTACGCTGAGCACCAAGATTTGCAGAAGGCAGAAAGCAAGATGACCAATGGGTGTGAAGACAATAAAGCGCAAGGGTCTGAAATGCCAAATGCCTCGGTAGAGTTTGAGGAAGTGATTGCTGATATGAACTTGAACAAGGAAGAAGCCAAACAACCCGATGTGAATGCTAGACAAGCTAAAAAAACAAGTATTGTTGATCAGGTTTTCCACCAGACCATTTTTAGTTTTGGAACCAGTGTCGCTGGGCATTTCCCACCCATTGGTCAGCAACTAAGTGCAAGTTTGTTGAAGACCGAGAATTCTCAGAAGACTAAAAGGAAAATGATCACTGGTCCACCACTAACTGAGATCATTAAGAAGTTCAGAAAGCTCACTGACAGAGATCACGTGAGGGGAAGAAAGTTGGTGATTGTCGACAATGAAcgggaagagagagagtcagcTGGAAAAGGTAAAATGGAGACAAGAGTGGAAGTGAATTATAAAGCAGGGGAAGTTCAGGACAAAAATGTGGATTCAAAAAACACTAACAACGATCGCTTGAAAATGCCATCTGAAGATGGAAATGGCTTGACTGAAAACTCAGAAACAGAAATGGGTACGAACTCAGCAGACAAAATATCAGACGCTGGCATTGCTTCCGTTCACCCTGCCTTATCCAGTCACAAGTCTCATTTGTATACTGTCCCTTTGGCAAGCAACTTCGGCAGTAACTGTGATGTGGTTTGTGACCCTCAAAGTACATCAACCAAAATATCTGAAAGTATAGAGCTGACATTGGACAGGACTGAAGATTTCCATCATAAAGcaactgcaaacacacacattgttCACCCAAAAGCTAACCAGGTTTGGAACAATGAGAAATTGAAAGGGAATACAGAAATGGTAGCAGTTCATATGGTGGAAATCCCCTCAAAGAAGGACAAATCACAAGGAGCTGAGAGAAATGATGTTGAGGTAGAAATAATGGAAGGAAGTGCTCCAGTTGGTGCAGGTCACAGAGAGCAGGCAGCTATGTCTGCTGAAAAGACTGATGCCGAAGAAAGTTTCGACGTGACTAATGGAGAGTCTGGTACTTATGAGGAGGACCCAGGGGAACTGCAGCTTCTTCTGAGTGACGTTGAAATCATGTCATCAGATGAAGGTAACATTGCAAAGTgaattttaaatgcacaataaGTGACATTTGCTACTGAGAAGTCTTAGGCTCTGTTAACACCTGGCATTATCATGATTCCTAGGTGATCACAGGTGGACGGCACTAATTTAAATGGGTCCAGTGTGTCTTAGAGGTGCATTGTGATTACTCAAACCACCTTCTGATTCTTTATCAATTGCGTTAGCGGTTCAGTCGATCTAAACGTGTGTAGACATGCAGGGAGACGCTGATGTAGTAAACTTCCTTCAGGCATAAAATCCAGTCCAGTCACTGGAGAAACCTTCCAGATGAGTGGAAATGCCATGAGTAAGCGGCTTTATGTCTCGCTGCACAGTCGTGATCGGATCGTTAAAGACGGTTTTTAATGCCCCA from Pygocentrus nattereri isolate fPygNat1 chromosome 5, fPygNat1.pri, whole genome shotgun sequence carries:
- the LOC108434754 gene encoding uncharacterized protein LOC108434754, with translation MTFKVALSVAKPSINPLERLRLRRRYGRCRAATIVTGQSLTGSLAQTNTSTQRPLITEQLSGCGGTGSLALPCTCFMNCRNSSEMAYSVTHCFRLREDTQISLKIKLKRRRKGSLWEIISVQEESGADGSSASGTGHASPGQTQSHSKDGFTRTQPPRNCPEVLLSPSPTVSRQDLATVTLTPPLDLTMSPPATPAKNASEQSGLHNHETVPHSSHIQMPPASPVMLQAEESDEHIARILEDMVMMGLNILPSVPMDRNSSLHHQNEKHESPEPHLDPETGQCDTVDAATAPCFCLHGNNLGPGDPVVGKMPPITGSSAQGKAGPESPGCESQSKFETTELKNVATTAGDPSLLDNTSLSATSQKDVDPSFILPCTASEKVLLSSLPFGTGDIEMPHQNVAELKHVLDNLFWTADHFVQSVKQTKSETSEGRQWNLQTSGAATSSAAQDAPDRVSTPLQTASDTASSAAGKQCPEAVIWRDPKVLPDHLPHTTHKVTGSADGMDLNELRLPRCLSPLVSEEGETDGFTQECLSQVTVSSSLSASSVTLKPALKYRISSRQAQSLPGKTGQQNQTNAHCHVTQKASSSSHSSKLGSCSSRSVKDHMEDTSEGILGQVMTQSLENQMFGESKDNELDRQIGESEVKRISTKKHRVEAGISGANMKKCKMFHSDSEGIDTQTVMIMTPSSGNGEAVEDISTTQLGDYPCSRKIYWLRAGNTVNHVSKDQKSTIKLTEFQTNDSIKREDRDKCTHDKDKTEPAISVAKRGRGRPPKKRNHPADFVQNLSKEKTLNSLSVDTRASTCAGKDEVLSKWSKTNSGCVQNEGHDLVKDKEQVVCLVAKRGRGRPTKGKKQALVLTQMVSNSNDFDEQSTSLTASTYAEHQDLQKAESKMTNGCEDNKAQGSEMPNASVEFEEVIADMNLNKEEAKQPDVNARQAKKTSIVDQVFHQTIFSFGTSVAGHFPPIGQQLSASLLKTENSQKTKRKMITGPPLTEIIKKFRKLTDRDHVRGRKLVIVDNEREERESAGKGKMETRVEVNYKAGEVQDKNVDSKNTNNDRLKMPSEDGNGLTENSETEMGTNSADKISDAGIASVHPALSSHKSHLYTVPLASNFGSNCDVVCDPQSTSTKISESIELTLDRTEDFHHKATANTHIVHPKANQVWNNEKLKGNTEMVAVHMVEIPSKKDKSQGAERNDVEVEIMEGSAPVGAGHREQAAMSAEKTDAEESFDVTNGESGTYEEDPGELQLLLSDVEIMSSDEALTKADSQAVTATEALSVPLEEKPEQTDLSSEDLTAVISVGVNVENEAQDCDEDEEVVVDDLLSYHGILPQSSSVRETITVLTEEEDELEEEEVDVTGEDTN